In Candida dubliniensis CD36 chromosome 6, complete sequence, the following are encoded in one genomic region:
- a CDS encoding ER-to-Golgi transporter protein, putative (Similar to S. cerevisiae SLY41) has translation MYQHQDQAQHHHYQSYNSYNPSIEDLIASSDEKRYQNGGVGNSLQRPPVAGLPYVSSQVNPNTSSANLSKLTNNVNNYGYSNNNNNNYIQLHTPPLSSNPSFTSFQNLNYPLSPLSKPTSPEPILSAASVTTSKFLASSFFSWFPPINVRIVSFCIGWYLCSIVSSNSTKLILNDFKFPVTLTQFQFSASFTFCLVFLNIVKLNPDRISNKLPPGFIPSMTETNRISLTQFITPTRLIIQTTLPMGMFQFIGHITSHKATSLIPVSIVHTIKSLSPIITVLIYRFLFGKSYRMRTYVTLIPLCCGIMLTCYKKNHTSNQNNVPSTGSSVINNSLDNINHNNNYSTGLIFAFISMIIFVSQNIFAKKRLTVESSSTIPMNTKSTSRINSNKVDKLTILFYCSIIGFVLTCPIYFVTEWMNYNAFGAISLLQLNSYVMSLVLLNGLSHFVQSLLAFQILGMVSPINYSIANILKRIFIILISFIWESKQFSNSQSVGLVITLFGLYCYDRWGTVSNSSSASNPGNY, from the coding sequence ATGTATCAGCACCAAGATCAAGctcaacatcatcattaccAGCTGTACAATTCATACAATCCATCCATCGAGGATTTGATAGCCTCGTCAGATGAGAAACGGTATCAAAATGGCGGTGTTGGTAATCTGTTACAAAGACCTCCAGTAGCAGGTTTACCGTATGTTTCATCACAGGTTAACCCAAACACTTCGTCTGCCAATTTATCCAAGCTAACAAACAACGTTAACAATTATGGGtacagcaacaacaacaacaacaattacatTCAATTACACACACCGCCATTATCTTCAAATCCATCCTTCACTTCATTCCAGAATTTGAACTATCCATTATCACCACTCAGCAAGCCAACATCACCAGAACCTATACTATCAGCCGCATCAGTAACCACGAGCAAATTCTTAGCATCGTCTTTTTTTAGTTGGTTCCCTCCTATTAACGTTAGGATTGTATCATTTTGTATTGGTTGGTATTTATGTTCCATTGTTTCgtcaaattcaacaaaattgaTCTTGAATGATTTCAAGTTCCCTGTTACATTGACTCAGTTTCAGTTTTCTGCAAGTTTCACTTTTTGTTTAGTATTTCTCAACATAGTCAAACTCAACCCAGACAGGATTAGCAATAAGTTACCTCCAGGGTTTATACCGTCGATGACTGAAACCAACAGAATTAGCCTTACACAATTTATTACACCAACAAGATTGATTATACAAACTACTTTGCCAATGGGTATGTTCCAATTTATTGGCCACATAACAAGTCACAAGGCAACGTCATTAATCCCAGTATCGATAGTTCATacaataaaatcattaagTCCAATTATCACTGTATTAATTTATCGATTCTTATTTGGAAAATCCTATAGGATGAGAACTTATGTCACTTTAATTCCATTGTGTTGTGGGATCATGTTGACTtgttataaaaaaaatcataCTAGTAATCAAAACAATGTACCAAGTACTGGAAGCAGtgttattaataatagtcttgataatattaaccataataataattattctACTGGATTAATATTTGCATTCATTTCCATGATTATTTTTGTCAGTCAAAACATTTTTGccaaaaaaagattaaCAGTTGAATCTAGTAGTACTATTCCAATGAACACCAAGTCAACCCTGAGaatcaattcaaacaaAGTCGATAAATTAaccattttgttttattgttcAATAATTGGTTTCGTGTTAACATGTCCGATTTATTTTGTCACTGAATGGATGAACTATAATGCCTTTGGGGCAATATCACTTTTGCAGCTCAATTCCTACGTGATGAGCTTAGTGCTATTAAATGGATTGAGTCATTTTGTGCAATCATTGTTGGCATTCCAAATACTAGGAATGGTTAGTCCTATCAATTATTCCATTGCCAATATTTTAAAgagaatatttattatattgatttcatttatttggGAACTGAAACAGTTCTCTAATAGTCAATCAGTAGGGTTAGTTATTACTTTGTTTGGATTATACTGTTATGATAGATGGGGCACGGTATCCAACTCAAGCAGTGCCAGTAATCCTGGAAACTATTAA
- a CDS encoding mitochondrial DNA replication protein, putative (Similar to S. cerevisiae YHM2;~In S. cerevisiae: mitochondrial DNA-binding protein, component of the mitochondrial nucleoid structure, involved in mtDNA replication and segregation of mitochondrial genomes; member of the mitochondrial carrier protein family), whose translation MSKQIEKKPISFANIALGAGLNLAEVTTLGQPLEVIKTTMAANRSLTMPQAAKFVWSRGGILGFYQGLIPWAWIEASTKGAVLLFVSAEAEYQFKKLGMNNFVSGMGGGITGGLAQAYLTMGFCTCMKTVEITRSKQAHTPGVPQQTSFQVFKEIWRKEGIRGINKGVNAVAIRQMTNWGSRFGFSRLAEESIRTLTGKSESQRLSAWEKIASSIIGGGLSAWNQPIEVIRVEMQSKTNDPNRPKNLSVAGAFKYIYQQNGIKGLYRGVTPRIGLGVWQTVFMVAFGDIFKRMLNTDGAGH comes from the coding sequence ATGtctaaacaaattgaaaagaaaccaaTCAGCTTTGCTAATATCGCTCTTGGTGCAGGTTTGAATCTTGCTGAAGTGACTACTTTGGGTCAACCATTGGAAGTCATTAAAACCACCATGGCCGCCAATCGTTCCTTGACCATGCCCCAAGCTGCTAAATTTGTTTGGTCTCGTGGTGGGATTTTAGGATTCTATCAAGGTTTAATCCCTTGGGCTTGGATCGAAGCCAGTACTAAAGGTGCCGTGTTATTGTTCGTTTCTGCCGAGGCTGAATACcaattcaagaaattgGGTATGAACAATTTTGTCAGTGGAATGGGTGGTGGTATCACTGGTGGGTTAGCTCAAGCCTATTTGACTATGGGGTTCTGTACATGTATGAAAACCGTGGAAATTACACGTTCCAAACAAGCCCATACTCCAGGTGTTCCACAACAAACTTCATTCCAAGTATTTAAAGAAATCTGGCGCAAAGAAGGGATTAGAGGTATAAATAAAGGTGTCAATGCCGTTGCTATTAGACAAATGACCAATTGGGGTTCGAGATTTGGGTTCAGTAGATTGGCTGAAGAATCAATCAGAACTTTGACCGGAAAATCAGAATCACAAAGGTTGCTGGCCTGGGAAAAAATTGCTAGTAGTATCATTGGTGGTGGGTTGAGTGCTTGGAATCAACCAATTGAAGTTATTAGAGTCGAAATGCAAAGTAAAACAAATGACCCAAACCGTCCAAAGAACTTGAGTGTTGCTGGGGCTTTCAAATACATCTACCAACAAAATGGTATCAAGGGATTATATAGAGGTGTCACTCCAAGAATTGGGTTAGGTGTTTGGCAAACAGTATTTATGGTCGCGTTTGGTGATATCTTCAAAAGAATGTTGAATACCGATGGTGCTGGTCATTAA
- the FCA1 gene encoding cytosine aminohydrolase, putative (In S. cerevisiae: cytosine deaminase, zinc metalloenzyme that catalyzes the hydrolytic deamination of cytosine to uracil; of biomedical interest because it also catalyzes the deamination of 5-fluorocytosine (5FC) to form anticancer drug 5-fluorouracil (5FU);~spliced gene), translated as MTFDDKKGLQIALDQAKKSYFEGGIPIGSCIISSDGTVLGQGHNERIQKHSSILHGEMSALENAGRLPGKTYKDCTIYTTLSPCSMCTGAILLYGFKRVVMGENVNFLGNEKLLVENGVEVVNLNDQACIDLMAKFIKEKPQDWNEDIGE; from the exons ATGACATTTGACGACAAAAAAGGTTTACAAATTGCTCTTGATCAAGCAAAGAAAA GTTACTTTGAAGGTGGCATACCTATTGGATCATGTATTATTTCATCTGACGGTACAGTATTAGGTCAAGGACATAACGAACGAATCCAAAAACATTCATCTATTTTACATGGGGAAATGTCAGCATTAGAAAACGCAGGAAGATTGCCAGGCAAAACCTATAAGGATTGTACCATATATACTACTTTGTCACCATGTAGTATGTGTACAGGGGCCATTTTATTATATGGGTTCAAACGAGTTGTTATGGGGGAAAATGTCAATTTCTTGGGTAACGAAAAGTTATTGGTTGAAAATGGTGTTGAAGTTGTGAATTTGAATGATCAAGCatgtattgatttgatggccaaatttattaaagaGAAACCTCAAGATTGGAATGAAGATATTGGAGAATAA
- a CDS encoding zinc finger protein, putative (Similar to Homo sapiens ZNF511), whose product MSKRVREEEEEEEEEEEAETEAEENSPYNRPTGDQLIFCNYHPCLNSAFENYQQYHLHVLSTHEHTCESCQKVFPNKNYLSLHIDENHNPLLQIKQERGDKIFKCYTETCKAVFSNTKEREDHLIDVHNYPMNYPFNIVNDGI is encoded by the coding sequence ATGAGTAAAAGGGTgagagaagaagaagaagaagaagaagaagaagaagaagcagaAACAGAAGCAGAAGAGAATTCGCCCTATAACAGACCAACTGgtgatcaattaattttttgcaattatCATCCCTGCTTAAATCTGGCTTTTGAAAActatcaacaatatcatttaCACGTTCTTTCTACTCATGAACATACTTGTGAGTCATGTCAAAAAGTGTTTCCCAATAAGAACTATCTTTCATTACATATAGACGAGAACCATAATCCACTACTACAGATAAAACAGGAAAGAGGTgataaaatattcaaatgcTATACCGAGACATGTAAGGCGGTTTTTTCCAATACCAAAGAAAGGGAAGACCATTTGATTGATGTACACAATTATCCTATGAACTATCCCTTTAATATAGTAAATGATGGAATATAA
- a CDS encoding RNA polymerase II transcription factor B subunit 4, putative (Similar to S. cerevisiae TFB4;~In S. cerevisiae: subunit of TFIIH complex, involved in transcription initiation), with amino-acid sequence MEAISDRLFNENAGAIESGIDDPSLLTIILDLSMKGWYNIKEMISIQDITKSLLVFLNGHLSLNNSNQVAFLVSSSMGSKFLYPDLTTIGNPNVNEHSEHFPGMYRSFKMADQSVLRQLNEYIKEIVKFETRNEKRGFNCLTGAISMALTYTNRMLTLDQSITTTTAAAMTTSTLESTSNNNSTSGTGGSSGTSSSTSMKSRILIVSANDDDDLRYIPLMNCIFAAQKMKVSIDVAKLGHNNSSYLQQASDATKGVYLHIEDPKGIIQVLSTAFFIEPNLRPYIILPTNSNVNYRASCFITGKSVDLGYVCSVCLCIMSQLPQSGKCPACDSEFDKKIIQELNREPQVISKKKRKLENGTSAK; translated from the coding sequence ATGGAGGCGATATCTGATagattatttaatgaaaatgcAGGGGCAATAGAATCAGGGATTGATGACCCATCATTATTGACTATAATACTAGACCTTTCTATGAAAGGCTGGTATAATATCAAAGAAATGATTTCAATACAAGATATCACCAAGTCGTTGCTAGTGTTTTTGAATGGACATTTATCATTAAACAATAGCAATCAAGTGGCATTTCTAGTGAGTTCTTCTATGGGTTCGAAGTTTTTATATCCTGATCTAACCACAATTGGAAATCCTAATGTGAATGAACATTCAGAACATTTTCCTGGCATGTATCGACTGTTTAAAATGGCTGATCAATCTGTTTTACGACAATTGAACGAGTATATTAAGgaaattgttaaatttgAGACAAGGAATGAGAAAAGGGGGTTCAATTGTTTGACTGGAGCAATCAGCATGGCCCTAACGTACACAAATAGAATGTTGACGTTGGATCAATCAATCACCACCACGACAGCTGCAGCAATGACAACGTCTACACTTGAAAGTACATCCAACAATAATAGTACCAGTGGCACGGGTGGATCATCTGGTACCTCATCTAGCACTTCAATGAAATCAAGAATCTTGATTGTATCGgctaatgatgatgacgatcTTAGGTATATTCCATTGATGAATTGTATATTTGCTGCACAGAAAATGAAAGTATCTATCGACGTAGCAAAATTAGGTCACAACAACTCATCTTACTTACAGCAAGCTTCTGATGCCACCAAGGGAGTTTATTTGCACATTGAAGATCCAAAGGGAATAATTCAGGTGTTATCAACTGCGTTTTTCATAGAACCTAACCTACGACCATACATTATCTTACCTACGAATTCAAATGTCAATTACCGAGCCAGCTGTTTCATTACTGGGAAATCAGTGGACTTGGGATATGTGTGTTCTGTTTGTTTATGTATTATGTCACAATTGCCTCAAAGTGGTAAATGTCCAGCTTGTGATTctgaatttgataaaaagatcattcaagaattaaataGAGAACCTCAGGTtatttcaaagaaaaaaaggaaacTTGAAAATGGGACTCTGGCTAAATAA
- the RPS13 gene encoding 40S ribosomal protein S13 (spliced gene), which translates to MGRMHSSGKGISSSALPYSRNAPSWFKLSSDDVVEQIIKYARKGLTPSQIGVILRDAHGVSQAKVVTGNKILRILKSNGLAPEIPEDLYYLIKKAVSVRKHLEKNRKDKDSKFRLILIESRIHRLARYYRTVAVLPPNWKYESATASALVA; encoded by the exons ATGGGTCGTATGCATTCATCT GGTAAAGGTATTTCCTCCTCCGCTCTTCCATACTCAAGAAACGCTCCATCTTGGTTCAAATTGTCTTCTGACgatgttgttgaacaaATCATCAAGTACGCCAGAAAAGGTTTGACTCCATCTCAAATTGGTGTTATCTTAAGAGATGCTCATGGTGTTTCTCAAGCCAAGGTTGTCACCGGTAACAAGATCTTGAGAATCTTAAAATCTAACGGTTTAGCTCCGGAAATTCCAGAAGATTTGTACTACTTGATCAAAAAAGCCGTCTCTGTCAGAAAACACTTGgaaaaaaacagaaaagaCAAAGATTCCAAATTCAgattaattttgattgaATCAAGAATCCACAGATTGGCTAGATACTACAGAACTGTTGCTGTCTTACCACCAAACTGGAAATACGAATCTGCTACTGCTTCTGCTTTAGTTGCTTAA
- a CDS encoding cofilin/tropomyosin family protein, putative (Similar to S. cerevisiae AIM7;~Similar to S. pombe SPAC17H9.11;~spliced gene), whose protein sequence is MSSSLYTFSPETLSSLTKFRFQSAKVDKVQAVIYTIDKKSHEIKQEDEIIDSIEELVEELPDTSPRYIILSYPFKLDDGRLKSPLVMLYWIPPTSGQESRMLYVGAVEQFRDKAGVSKLIKLEEEEDFDGLKEQLI, encoded by the exons ATG TCATCATCGTTGTACACATTCTCACCAGAAACATTATCGTCATTGACAAAATTTAGATTCCAAAGTGCCAAAGTGGATAAAGTTCAAGCTGttatat ACACAATTGACAAAAAGAGTCATGAAATAAAGcaagaagatgaaattaTAGATTCTATAGAAGAATTGGTTGAGGAATTACCTGATACCTCACCTAGATACATTATTCTATCCTATCCCTTCAAATTGGATGATGGAAGATTGAAATCGCCATTAGTGATGTTATATTGGATTCCACCAACAAGTGGACAAGAAAGCAGAATGCTCTATGTTGGTGCAGTTGAGCAATTTAGAGATAAAGCTGGAGTTTCAAA ATTGATCAAacttgaagaagaagaggattTTGATGGTTTGAAAGAGCAATTGATCTAA
- the CDC14 gene encoding protein phosphatase required for mitotic exit, putative (In C. albicans: protein involved in exit from mitosis and morphogenesis; ortholog of S. cerevisiae Cdc14p, which is a dual-specificity phosphatase and cell-cycle regulator;~In S. cerevisiae: protein phosphatase required for mitotic exit; located in the nucleolus until liberated by the FEAR and Mitotic Exit Network in anaphase, enabling it to act on key substrates to effect a decrease in CDK/B-cyclin activity and mitotic exit;~spliced gene), protein MHSSSVHVPLIEFLKNRIYLGAYDHHKRDTEDLAYFTVEDALPYNAFYMDFGPLNIGHLYRFAVLLHKKLNEDSTQGKGLVIYSSTSPKERANTACLLCCYMILLQNWAPHQVLQPIAQITPPLQAFRDAGYSSADYEITIQDVVYAMWRAKERGMIDLAKFDLDEYEQYERVDQGDFNVISKDFIAFASPQQSKRGGLNEPFQKVLEYFVENNVQLVVRLNSHLYDAKEFTKRSIKHIDMIFDDGTCPTLEYVQKFIGAAECIINKGGKIAVHCKAGLGRTGCLIGAHLIYTHGFTANECIAYMRMIRPGMVVGPQQHWLYLHHDDFRSWRHTMIVDNRPDPLIGNLYPLCSYEDYKQRLKEAKRKERLQLQQQLTSPLADSSVINTPIRRRKVSGALASKIQTVVPIESPGQPRKYFEDSDDIEEVDMANNSDDENTMQDIIQSSPARYDSVTPKAKDSSDWRVLRSISTNSVSSQQSIHIIKTTTTTKTVNEALSSPPGTSPTNALRVSKARSKSRVTSGNSQASRAHSGGVRKLSGKKH, encoded by the exons atgcATAGTTCACTGGTTCATGTGCCTCTTATAGAGTTTCTTAAAA ATAGAATATACCTTGGCGCTTATGACCACCACAAAAGGGACACCGAAGATTTGGCATATTTTACAGTTGAAGACGCATTGCCATATAATGCTTTTTACATGGATTTTGGACCATTGAATATTGGGCATTTATATCGTTTTGCTGTACTTTTACACAAGAAATTGAACGAAGACTCAACCCAAGGGAAGGGACTCGTGATATATAGCTCGACATCCCCCAAGGAAAGAGCCAACACAGCGTGTTTGCTATGCTGCTACATGATATTGCTCCAAAATTGGGCTCCCCATCAAGTTTTACAACCCATAGCTCAAATCACGCCACCTTTACAAGCATTTAGAGACGCGGGATATAGCAGTGCAGATTACGAAATAACTATTCAGGATGTCGTATATGCCATGTGGAGAGCTAAAGAGAGGGGAATGATTGATTTGGCTAAATTCGATTTAGATGAGTATGAACAATACGAACGAGTCGACCAAGGGGATTTTAACGTTATTTCTAAAGATTTCATTGCATTTGCATCTCCTCAACAAAGCAAACGAGGAGGATTAAACGAACCATTTCAAAAGGTTTTGGAGTATTTTGTGGAGAATAATGTCCAGCTCGTGGTGAGATTAAATTCTCATTTGTATGACGCAAAAGAGTTCACGAAAAGAAGCATTAAGCATATTGATATGATTTTCGACGATGGCACTTGTCCCACTTTGGAATACGTCCAAAAGTTCATTGGTGCCGCTGAAtgcattatcaataaagGAGGAAAAATTGCGGTACACTGTAAAGCAGGGTTAGGAAGAACTGGTTGTTTAATTGGAGCCCATCTTATATACACTCATGGATTCACTGCCAACGAGTGTATTGCCTACATGAGAATGATCAGACCAGGAATGGTCGTTGGTCCACAACAACATTGGCTCTACTTGCACCATGACGATTTCAGAAGTTGGAGACATACAATGATAGTAGACAATAGACCTGATCCTTTAATTGGCAACTTATACCCATTATGTTCTTACGAAGACTATAAACAAAGACTAAAAGAAGcgaaaagaaaagagagATTGCaattgcaacaacaattaacaTCGCCACTCGCTGATTCATCTGTGATAAATACTCCAATTAGAAGACGTAAGGTTAGTGGGGCTTTGGCGTCTAAAATCCAAACTGTGGTACCTATTGAGTCACCAGGACAGccaagaaaatattttgaagaCTCTGACGATATCGAAGAAGTAGACATGGCCAATAATTCTGACGATGAAAATACCATGCAAGATATAATTCAAAGCTCGCCAGCAAGGTATGATTCAGTAACACCGAAAGCAAAGGATAGTTCTGATTGGAGAGTTTTAAGATCAATATCCACCAACAGTGTATCTAGTCAGCAATCAATTCATATTATcaagacaacaacaacaacaaaaacagtCAATGAAGCATTATCTTCCCCACCAGGCACATCTCCCACGAATGCTTTGCGTGTATCTAAAGCCAGATCAAAAAGTAGAGTGACTTCCGGTAACTCACAGGCATCAAGAGCTCATTCTGGTGGTGTGAGAAAATTAAGTGGAAAGAAACATTAG
- a CDS encoding vacuolar protein sorting-associated protein, putative (Similar to S. cerevisiae VTA1;~spliced gene), translating to MPPKKKTENTGTILKLKRYTSTYIVTIEPSNSLEDIKYQLCNIINNSGGLPTTQDSDVKHEDEEDIEVPKSEYIDDVDEIKEETPDESAITKVSIDDIRLAYPKDSTQAYSNSWIELGEDADFAELNLKDFDILAFAYGPEEQFQIVEPAYEEN from the exons ATG ccaccaaaaaagaaaacagaaAATACAGGCACCATCCTCAAATTGAAGAGATATACATCTACTTATATAGTAACAATTGAACCGTCAAATTCATTAGAGGatatcaaatatcaattgtgtaacattattaataaCTCAGGAGGATTGCCTACAACTCAAGATCTGGATGTGAAGcatgaagatgaagaagatattgaaGTCCCTAAATCAGAATACATCGACGATGTCGATGAAATCAAAGAGGAAACACCAGACGAGTCAGCTATTACCAAGGTGCTGATAGATGATATACGACTTGCCTATCCTAAAGATTCAACTCAAGCATACTCCAATAGCTGGATTGAATTAGGTGAGGATGCTGATTTTGCcgaattgaatttaaaggATTTTGATATATTAGCTTTTGCATATGGTCCAGAggaacaatttcaaattgtaGAACCAGCTTATGAggaaaattga
- a CDS encoding uncharacterized protein (conserved hypothetical protein;~possibly fungus-conserved) — protein sequence MNRLISELTYRNDHKQAVCQLYRALLRKTNQLVCIPASINKYELKYNIQERFRNNYGSTFQIAEQLFKGITLDEALSLALGGNWGKLKEFIDIQRKEVFSYQRRRADYLINKEQIEESAKKTARGKVKRNLLARTKRKTRYFVPDLYIPDNEKQFIKDGLANANYQGDTVLKQFLHKLQSLKKIPDPKLLPYSPESIFTIGDNLDFNHIIRGTTSKSLENFDQDILKAIVIPAMEYDINKMYLEQLKNALDNKGPYQATVHEALAGTVPVPYIMQPTKKKIGREEIAKLIKKQIFFRRMINIWESQTHLTEENKQKDGSYPIKGSHGFGPDELIYPREYYQELYDAEEMYEILLQIHINDYNGKPNEPIDLKQFAWSESLDIASIYLRDAYKQVVQDSKIDFKTLQEHLQKSFNNHYDEQVEKYEQLIANLQKHNVFKHSEIVSPPGSRSISDVAAKRSINFFPQTEIIGKGKTLGEFMAEPGFKHYKYGYKLTKRIAQIMSKLGKDF from the coding sequence ATGAATAGACTAATATCAGAGTTGACTTATAGAAATGATCATAAACAAGCAGTTTGTCAATTATACCGAGCATTGCTACGGAAAACAAACCAATTAGTATGCATTCCGGCTTCAATAAACAAGTACGAATTAAAATATAACATACAAGAAAGATTTAGGAACAACTATGGAAGTACTTTTCAAATAGCAGAGCAACTCTTTAAAGGTATCACTTTAGACGAAGCACTAAGTCTAGCATTAGGTGGCAATTGGggaaaattgaaagaattcATTGATATACAACGCAAGGAAGTTTTCCTGTATCAAAGACGTCGAGCGGATTACTTGATCAATAAAGAACAGATAGAAGAATCAGCTAAAAAGACAGCAAGAGGTAAAGTGAAACGAAACTTATTAGCCAGaaccaaaagaaagacAAGATACTTTGTTCCAGATTTATATATCCCAGACAATGAAAAGCAGTTTATTAAAGATGGACTTGCAAATGCAAACTACCAAGGAGATACTGTcttgaaacaatttttgCACAAGTTGCAAAgcttgaaaaaaatacctGATCCTAAATTGTTGCCTTATTCTCCAGAGCTGATATTTACTATTGGTGACAATTTAGATTTTAATCACATTATCCGAGGAACCACTTCCAAGTCATTAGAAAATTTTGATCAAGACATCCTCAAAGCAATAGTTATACCGGCCATGGAGTATGATATCAATAAAATGTATTTggaacaattgaaaaatgctCTTGATAATAAAGGTCCTTATCAAGCCACTGTTCATGAAGCATTGGCAGGAACTGTACCTGTTCCATATATAATGCAACCgactaaaaaaaagattggTCGAGAAGAAATTGCAAAACTAATCAAAAAGCAAATATTCTTTCGAAGAATGATCAATATATGGGAATCACAAACCCATTTAACAgaagaaaacaaacaaaaagatgGAAGCTATCCCATCAAAGGTAGCCATGGATTTGGTCCTGATGAACTTATATATCCAAGGGAATATTATCAAGAGCTATATGATGCAGAAGAGATGTATGAGATATTGCTACAGATACATATAAATGATTATAACGGAAAACCAAACGAGCCAATagatttaaaacaatttgcATGGAGTGAGAGCTTAGATATTGCTTCGATATATCTTCGCGATGCTTATAAGCAAGTAGTTCAAGATTCCAAAATAGATTTCAAGACATTACAAGAGCACCTTCAAAAGTCATTCAACAACCATTATGACGAGCAAGTTGAAAAGTATGAGCAATTAATTGCAAACTTACAGAAACATAACGTTTTTAAACATAGCGAGATTGTTTCACCTCCAGGTTCACGAAGTATTTCTGATGTTGCTGCGAAAAGATCCATTAATTTCTTCCCCCAAACGGAAATAATCGGTAAAGGAAAAACTCTTGGTGAATTTATGGCTGAGCCTGGCTTTAAGCATTACAAGTATGGCTACAAGCTTACCAAGAGGATAGCCCAAATTATGAGCAAGTTAGGAAAAgacttttga